Proteins encoded by one window of Vibrio panuliri:
- the recB gene encoding exodeoxyribonuclease V subunit beta, which translates to MTSSSVVTPLETMTFPLHGARLIEASAGTGKTFTIAGLYLRLLLGHGSKETRHQVPLTVDQILVVTFTEAATAELRDRIRARIHDARIAFARGESRDPVIEPLLNEIDDHQQAAAILLQAERQMDEAAVYTIHGFCQRMLTQNAFESGSRFDNEFVTDESHLKAQIIADYWRRNFYPLPLKLAGEVRSIWGSPAALLKEVSGYLTGAPLKLSVPAMQGDLAALHQTNLEQIDQLKALWRSEQKDYHDLIANSDVNKRSYSKKSLPTWLAAVDQWASLETTGYDYPEALEKFAQNVLRDKTAKGTAPEHPVFAAIEQFIAEPISLRAPLLAHAIEHCRIMLAKAKQQKQWLSFDDLLTNLSAALDNDEIGLLAQRIRELYPVAMIDEFQDTDPLQYTIFSRIYLPHPECGLFMIGDPKQAIYGFRGADIFTYIKARNQVSSHFTLGTNWRSSADMVAAVNQVFALPDSAFIYDQDIPFTPVAASPNAELRTWQLNGQVQPSLTYWLQEAEDKPLAKGEYLDAMAQATADQIQTILTASQQGEAYFTHAKGRAGIQAGNIAILVRTGSEGRLIKQALAKQGIASVYLSNRDSVFNANIAQDVQRLLQAVLTPENDRALRASLASELFALDAGSLDALNNDESVWENAINEFKEYRKLWLQRGVLPMLRAVMSKRHVAERLLEEENGERHLTDLMHLGELLQQASGELESDHGLLRWLAQAISDAQNGLGGSEDQIQRLESERNLVQIVTIHKSKGLEYDLVFLPFVLAYRPASEAKYYDVAADATILDISKNEAALAQADKERLAEDLRLIYVALTRAVYGCFIGAAPLRNGRSTKEPTGVHHSAMGYLLQNGQAGTINDLTQAIERQTQGLSCVALTDLPKSHDSGFIASEPHVENLYAKELAQPIDRSWRITSYSGLVKQGSHHSSADDDLLKLDVDSSQEEDDQELVEPERSIFTFPRGARPGTFLHSLFEEVEFTEPANSEANQQVILGLMESEQLEAEWLPILQQLVDTVLATPLDGKALRLNQKSSAQRLVEMEFLLPIEVLASSELNRVIQRNDPLSAKAGDLGFQTVQGMLKGFIDLVFEHQGKYYVLDWKSNHLGDRIEDYHGEALRQAMADHRYDLQYQIYALALHRFLRSRLENYDYQQHFGGVYYLFLRGMDGEGEHGIFSAKPSLQFLTELDQLIEGKAIDVRGNSAGQMALDL; encoded by the coding sequence ATGACATCTTCATCAGTTGTCACACCGTTGGAAACAATGACGTTCCCCTTGCATGGCGCGAGATTGATCGAAGCTTCGGCGGGTACGGGCAAAACGTTTACTATTGCTGGTCTATATTTGCGCTTGTTGCTTGGGCATGGGAGCAAGGAGACTCGTCATCAAGTGCCTTTAACGGTCGATCAAATCTTGGTGGTGACATTTACTGAAGCGGCAACAGCGGAATTGCGAGATCGAATTCGTGCGCGGATTCACGATGCTCGTATCGCGTTTGCTCGTGGTGAAAGTCGTGATCCTGTGATTGAACCGCTATTGAATGAAATTGATGACCATCAGCAAGCGGCTGCTATTTTGCTCCAAGCTGAGCGGCAAATGGATGAAGCGGCCGTGTATACCATTCATGGTTTCTGTCAGCGTATGCTCACGCAAAATGCCTTTGAGTCGGGCAGTCGTTTTGATAATGAGTTCGTGACTGATGAAAGCCATCTTAAAGCACAAATTATCGCCGACTACTGGCGACGTAACTTCTATCCGCTACCACTGAAATTAGCGGGTGAAGTCCGCTCGATTTGGGGTTCACCGGCCGCATTGCTCAAAGAAGTGTCTGGATACCTAACCGGTGCACCGCTGAAACTGTCTGTTCCTGCGATGCAAGGTGATCTAGCGGCGTTGCATCAAACGAATCTTGAGCAAATCGACCAGTTAAAAGCATTGTGGCGGAGTGAGCAAAAAGACTACCATGATCTTATTGCTAATTCGGATGTGAACAAACGCAGTTATAGCAAGAAATCATTGCCAACTTGGCTCGCTGCAGTGGACCAATGGGCAAGCCTTGAAACCACAGGCTATGACTATCCGGAGGCGTTGGAGAAGTTTGCGCAGAATGTATTGCGCGACAAAACCGCAAAAGGTACTGCGCCAGAACACCCTGTGTTTGCTGCTATTGAGCAGTTTATTGCTGAGCCTATCAGTCTACGAGCCCCATTATTGGCTCATGCAATTGAACATTGCCGAATCATGCTCGCAAAAGCAAAGCAACAAAAGCAGTGGCTCTCATTTGATGATCTGTTAACTAATTTATCAGCCGCACTCGACAATGATGAGATTGGCTTACTCGCGCAGCGCATTCGCGAGCTTTACCCTGTTGCTATGATCGATGAGTTCCAAGATACCGATCCACTGCAATACACTATATTTAGCCGTATCTATCTACCACATCCTGAATGTGGTCTGTTTATGATCGGCGATCCCAAACAGGCAATCTACGGTTTTCGTGGTGCGGATATCTTTACCTATATTAAAGCGCGCAATCAGGTTTCTTCGCACTTTACTCTCGGAACCAACTGGCGTTCTAGTGCAGATATGGTCGCAGCGGTTAACCAAGTGTTCGCCCTGCCAGACAGCGCATTTATTTATGACCAAGATATTCCGTTTACTCCCGTTGCTGCCAGCCCAAATGCAGAGTTACGTACTTGGCAACTCAATGGGCAGGTTCAACCATCTCTGACTTACTGGCTGCAAGAGGCTGAGGATAAGCCATTAGCGAAAGGGGAATACCTTGATGCAATGGCGCAGGCGACAGCGGATCAAATTCAAACCATTTTAACGGCTTCCCAGCAAGGTGAGGCTTACTTTACCCATGCGAAAGGTCGCGCTGGGATTCAAGCGGGTAACATTGCCATATTGGTTCGTACCGGCAGTGAAGGACGATTGATCAAACAAGCGTTAGCAAAACAGGGTATTGCCAGCGTTTACCTTTCTAACCGAGATAGTGTGTTTAATGCCAATATTGCCCAAGATGTGCAGCGTCTATTACAGGCGGTATTAACACCAGAAAATGACCGCGCGCTACGAGCAAGTTTAGCCTCTGAACTGTTTGCACTGGATGCCGGAAGTTTAGATGCGTTAAACAACGATGAAAGCGTGTGGGAAAATGCGATCAATGAGTTCAAGGAGTATCGTAAACTTTGGCTACAACGTGGCGTGTTGCCTATGTTACGTGCAGTGATGAGTAAACGACATGTCGCAGAACGATTGCTCGAAGAAGAGAATGGTGAGCGTCATCTGACTGACTTGATGCACTTAGGAGAGTTACTGCAACAAGCCAGCGGTGAGTTGGAGAGCGACCACGGTTTATTACGTTGGTTAGCACAAGCGATCAGTGATGCACAAAACGGTTTAGGTGGTAGTGAAGACCAAATTCAGCGTTTGGAATCCGAACGTAATCTGGTGCAGATCGTTACCATCCACAAGTCAAAAGGTCTGGAATATGACCTCGTCTTTTTGCCATTTGTGCTCGCCTATCGACCGGCCAGTGAAGCGAAATATTATGATGTAGCGGCGGATGCCACCATCCTTGATATCAGCAAGAATGAGGCGGCACTTGCTCAAGCAGACAAAGAACGCTTAGCCGAAGATTTGCGCCTTATTTATGTTGCATTGACGCGAGCTGTTTATGGCTGCTTTATTGGGGCAGCGCCGTTGCGTAATGGGCGCTCAACCAAAGAGCCCACTGGTGTTCATCACAGTGCAATGGGCTACCTGCTGCAAAATGGTCAAGCAGGGACAATCAATGATTTAACTCAAGCCATTGAGCGACAAACCCAAGGGCTGAGTTGTGTCGCATTAACCGATTTACCTAAATCCCATGACTCGGGGTTTATTGCCAGCGAGCCCCATGTCGAGAATTTGTATGCCAAAGAGTTAGCTCAGCCGATCGACCGTAGTTGGCGCATCACCAGCTATTCAGGACTTGTCAAACAAGGCTCACACCATAGCAGCGCCGATGATGATTTATTGAAACTGGATGTTGATTCTTCTCAAGAGGAAGATGATCAAGAACTGGTTGAACCGGAACGCTCGATTTTTACTTTCCCTCGCGGTGCGCGGCCGGGTACGTTTCTACACAGCCTATTTGAAGAAGTGGAGTTTACCGAGCCTGCCAATAGTGAGGCTAATCAGCAAGTGATTCTCGGCTTGATGGAGAGTGAGCAACTTGAAGCTGAATGGTTGCCTATTTTGCAGCAATTGGTGGATACCGTATTGGCGACACCATTAGATGGGAAAGCATTACGTTTAAACCAAAAGTCATCTGCCCAACGCTTGGTAGAAATGGAATTCTTGTTACCGATAGAGGTATTGGCGTCATCAGAGCTTAATCGTGTGATTCAGCGTAATGACCCCTTATCCGCTAAAGCGGGTGATCTCGGATTTCAGACCGTACAAGGCATGTTAAAAGGCTTCATCGACTTAGTGTTTGAACATCAAGGCAAATATTATGTTTTAGACTGGAAGTCGAATCACCTTGGTGATCGGATAGAAGATTATCATGGTGAAGCTTTACGCCAAGCAATGGCAGATCATCGCTATGATCTGCAATACCAAATTTATGCCCTTGCGTTGCACCGTTTTCTGCGCAGTCGCCTTGAAAACTATGATTACCAACAACATTTTGGAGGGGTTTATTATCTGTTTTTGCGTGGCATGGATGGAGAGGGCGAGCATGGCATATTCTCTGCAAAACCCAGCTTGCAGTTTTTGACCGAGTTAGACCAACTGATAGAAGGTAAAGCAATTGATGTTCGTGGTAATTCAGCAGGCCAAATGGCGTTAGATTTATGA